The following nucleotide sequence is from Pseudonocardia sp. C8.
CGACCGGCTGATCCTGGCGCATGACGCCCCGAGTACCGCGCCACCGACGACCCGGCACAGCCAGCGCGCCGTCGCTCTCGGCGCTCATCGCCGCATCCACGCCACCGCCTGCGTGTTCCGCCCCTCGACCCCGTCGCTGGAGCCCCGTCATGCCTAAGAACGTTGTGCGCCCGGCCAGTGTTTGGGCTACAGGAAGCCGCTCGCCCCGCCAGCAGATCGTCGGCCGGCATATCGGCGCCACGCGCTCGGACAACGCGCTGACCCCGACGATCGCTCGCTGGGTCATCCAGACCTACACCGACCCCGGCGAGATCGTCTGTGATCCCAACCCCGGTCCCGGCCTCGTGGTCGCCGAGGCCGTCCGCGCCGGCCGCCACGCCCTGGCCCTGCCCACCCAGCCCCGTTGGGAGTCCACGCTGGAAGCGAACCTCGACCTCGCCCGCCTCGCCGGCAGCACCGGTCACGCCACCCTCCTGGACAGCATCGACGACCCGCGCGCCACCGACCTGCCCGGCGCGGTCGACCTCGTACTGACCGGCCTGCGCCATACCCCGACCAGCGACCCCAGTCGGGTCCTGGTCGACCTCTACGAAGACCTCGACGCGGTCGCCGACTGGGTCTGGCCCGGCGGGCACATCGTGATCACTTGCCGCCCCTGGCACCGCCGCGGACGCCTCGTGGATCTGCCCGGACAGATCCACGAGGCGGTGGACGCGGTCGGGCTAGTACCCGCCGATCACTGCATCGCCCTGATCGCCCCGATGCACGGTCAGCAGCTCCGGCCCCGGCGCAGCACCCGCATGGGAGACCGCCCGGAGGGCACCGATCTGCACGGCTGCCGCACCACGCTGCCGACGCATCTCGATGTTCTGGTCTTTCAGCTCCCGCCGGCCGCAGGCCACGAGATGAAAGGCGGTGGGCAGTGAGCAGCCTCTACTACCGCGACCCGAGCACGGAATTGCACGTCGGCGATGCCATCGACGTGATGGCCACGCTGCCGAGCGCATCGGTGGATTGCGTGGTGACCTCGCCGCCGCAGTGGGGCTTGCGCGATTACGGAACTGCCGAATGGGTCGGTGGAAAACCCCGGTGCCGACACACGCTCGGCACGACACCGCATCAGCGACGGTCGGTGAAGAAAACCGGGATTGGTGGTCATCGCGCCCGTACTGAGAAGCACTGCCGACGGTGCGGCGCGATTTCACGAGACAAGCAATACGGGCTTGAGTCAACGCTCGACGAATACGTTCACAAGCTCGGCGAGGCAAGCGCGGAAATAGCACGTCTCCTCAGCCCGGAAGGAACATTCTGGCTCAATCTTCGCGATGGATACAGTTATCACAACAGCGGCACCGGAAGCACCCGAAGGATCGGCCCCGGAGAATCCGGCGAGGTGGTTCGCCACAAGAGCTTGATGGGCATTCCGTGGCGCGTTGCCCTCCATCTGCAAAAGCAAGGGTGGATCATTCGGAACGCGGTTGTGTGGCACAAGCCGAACAGCATTCCTGACCCCGCAACGGACCGATTTTCCTCGCGGTATGAGATGGTCTTCCTCTTGGTCAAGCAGCCGGATTACCACGTGGACGCCAGCCGCGTCCTTGAACCTCTCTCGCAGGAACGTCCCGCCCATCGCAAAGACCATCGCGGGGGCACTAAGCCGCATACGGTCAAATCCCCGTGGAGCCCACGATCCCCCGGAAAGAATCCGGGCGATGTGTGGTCGATGTCGACCCGGCCATTGCCAGACGCGCACTGCGCCCCGTTTCCCATCGACCTTCCCTGGCGCTGCATCGCTGCCGGATGCCCCGAGGGCGGCCACGTTCTCGACCCGTTCTCCGGCGCCGGCACGACTGGGCTGGCTGCCCGCCAGTTGGGGCGCTTCTACCGAGGCATCGACCTGCGGAGCGACTACCACGACATCGCCCTGCGCCGACTGGCTGGCAGCCAGCCCGCCGACATCGACCTGCCCGAGGCGGCGTGACCCGAGCGCCGTCTTTGCCGCACCGAACCCGTCCAGCCGATCGCGAAAGGCGGTGACTCGTGAGCTGATCGACGACCCTGATCTGAACTTCGCCGAAGGATCACGATCCTCAGCTTCGGAATCTGGACCCCGCGTCGACCGTCCCCGCGCCAGCTGAGCCGGGGACGCCGAGGTCCAGTCGGTCGGTTGATCGCTGGCCCCGACGGGTGCCCCAGTGCAGTCGGGGAGTCGAAGCCCTACCGATCGCCCGCGCCGACACCCCCAGCCACCACAGCGCGCGTCATGGCGCGTGCCCGCGTCCCATCAAGCCCGCCGGGTACCGGCGCGGGTGCCCCGGCTGGGGTCGTGTCCGCTGCGTCGACGGTCGCCCAAGTCCGCCGACCAGCACCCGCGACCTTCCGCTCAGCAGCGGGCTCGCGGGCTCGGAGGTGCGCTCATGTGCGCTGACGAACCCCACATCGACCACGACGACACCAACGACGGCGCAGACCAGCAGCCGAACACTGTGGTCCCGTTCACCAGCGACGCCGACAGCGCCGGCGTTACGGTTCACATCGATCACATCGAGACCACGCCGATGACCGACGAGCAGTACCGGCTCGCCGTCACCGCACTGGCCGAGTTGATCAACCAATGGAAACACGCACAGCAGCACAGTCCGGACGAAGCCGCCGACGCTGCGTGACGTGAGGCCCCGCAGCCTCGTCCCGAACCGCCGAGGCCGAGCCTTCCGGCCTCGGCGGTCGAGAAAGCTACACATCGCAGTCCAGCAAGGGAGTCTTGTCGATGGCGCGATCCGCCACCGCACAACGCACGAAAAAAGCCGCCAGCCTCGACGACCTCGACACCGTCCGGGTGGGCATCTACACCCGGCGCTCCACCGACGACGAGAACCAGCCGTACTCGATCGAAGTGCAAGACGAGCGGCTGGACTCCTACGTCGGCTCCCAGCCCGGTTGGCAAGTGGCGATGAGGTTTTCCGACGACGCCTCCGGCGGCACCACCGACCGCCCCGACCTGCAACGTGCGCTGCAGGCGGCTCGTGCGGGCCTCATCGATGTGCTGCTGGTCTACCGGGTCGACCGGTTCTCCCGGAACCTGCGCGACACGGTCACTTTGCTCGATGAGCTGGACCAGCTCGGAGTGGTATTCCGCAGCGCCACCGAGCCGTTTGACACCTCCACCCCGATGGGCCGAATGCTGGTGCAGATGCTGGGCATGTTCGCTCAGTTCGAGCGCGACAGCATCATCGAGCGCGTTATCGCCGGCATGGAACGCAAGGCCGCCAAGGGTTTGTGGAAGGGCGGACGCCGTCCCTTTGGCTACACCGTTGACAAG
It contains:
- a CDS encoding DNA modification methylase, whose product is MRPASVWATGSRSPRQQIVGRHIGATRSDNALTPTIARWVIQTYTDPGEIVCDPNPGPGLVVAEAVRAGRHALALPTQPRWESTLEANLDLARLAGSTGHATLLDSIDDPRATDLPGAVDLVLTGLRHTPTSDPSRVLVDLYEDLDAVADWVWPGGHIVITCRPWHRRGRLVDLPGQIHEAVDAVGLVPADHCIALIAPMHGQQLRPRRSTRMGDRPEGTDLHGCRTTLPTHLDVLVFQLPPAAGHEMKGGGQ
- a CDS encoding site-specific DNA-methyltransferase — its product is MSSLYYRDPSTELHVGDAIDVMATLPSASVDCVVTSPPQWGLRDYGTAEWVGGKPRCRHTLGTTPHQRRSVKKTGIGGHRARTEKHCRRCGAISRDKQYGLESTLDEYVHKLGEASAEIARLLSPEGTFWLNLRDGYSYHNSGTGSTRRIGPGESGEVVRHKSLMGIPWRVALHLQKQGWIIRNAVVWHKPNSIPDPATDRFSSRYEMVFLLVKQPDYHVDASRVLEPLSQERPAHRKDHRGGTKPHTVKSPWSPRSPGKNPGDVWSMSTRPLPDAHCAPFPIDLPWRCIAAGCPEGGHVLDPFSGAGTTGLAARQLGRFYRGIDLRSDYHDIALRRLAGSQPADIDLPEAA